The Streptomyces sp. NL15-2K genome contains a region encoding:
- a CDS encoding ATP-grasp domain-containing protein, with product MVSRVRVWLNRTYAENVFFMDQLRRNPSDRAVEIHATHGDADSPVLAAADSADLEPESLSPAAYVEYALDQCQRRGIDVFVPRLHQSAIVAHRADFEAVGTALLAPPPQAVAVFHDKVIAYEAVQAIGVPVPPWWRVRNADELVAAVEELEAGGHKACFKPASGAGGVGFRVITRTPFSLMHLNGFPTPYVPMDLVLQVLEQADEPVDWLVMPRLEQPEVSVDCLTGPDNLVRLAVGRTKNGRRRGFTLHEQWLEPARRIAEGFGLHYLSNIQFRMFGDRPVLMDVNTRPAGGLHQLSLCGVNAPWAAVQLALGEDPGEMEPPFLGQDYTVVSGPRPLRPLSIPQQRMDAPEPLSAVPAPAAQSVEAVTTEAETPATTTTTATATATAPA from the coding sequence ATGGTCTCTCGCGTACGCGTCTGGCTCAACCGCACGTACGCGGAGAACGTGTTCTTCATGGATCAGCTGCGGAGAAATCCCAGCGACCGGGCCGTCGAGATCCACGCGACCCATGGGGACGCCGACTCCCCCGTCCTCGCCGCCGCCGACTCCGCCGACCTGGAGCCGGAGAGTCTGTCCCCGGCCGCGTACGTGGAGTACGCGCTCGACCAGTGCCAACGCCGCGGCATCGACGTGTTCGTGCCCCGGCTGCACCAGTCCGCGATCGTGGCGCACCGCGCCGACTTCGAGGCGGTCGGTACAGCGCTGCTGGCGCCGCCGCCTCAGGCCGTGGCGGTCTTCCACGACAAGGTGATCGCGTACGAGGCGGTGCAGGCGATCGGCGTGCCGGTGCCGCCGTGGTGGCGAGTGCGGAACGCGGACGAACTCGTCGCCGCCGTCGAGGAGCTGGAGGCGGGCGGGCACAAGGCCTGCTTCAAGCCGGCGTCGGGCGCGGGCGGGGTGGGCTTCCGCGTCATCACGCGCACCCCCTTCTCGCTCATGCACCTCAATGGCTTCCCCACTCCCTATGTGCCGATGGATCTGGTGCTTCAGGTCCTGGAACAGGCCGACGAGCCGGTGGACTGGCTGGTCATGCCGCGGCTGGAGCAGCCGGAGGTGTCGGTGGACTGCCTGACCGGTCCCGACAACCTGGTCCGGCTGGCCGTGGGCCGCACCAAGAACGGCCGCCGCCGTGGTTTCACGCTGCACGAGCAGTGGCTGGAGCCGGCGCGGCGGATCGCGGAGGGCTTCGGGCTGCACTATCTGTCCAACATCCAGTTCCGGATGTTCGGCGACAGGCCCGTCCTGATGGACGTCAACACCCGCCCGGCCGGCGGACTGCACCAGCTGTCCCTGTGCGGGGTCAACGCCCCGTGGGCGGCTGTGCAGTTGGCGCTCGGCGAGGATCCGGGCGAGATGGAGCCGCCGTTCCTGGGCCAGGACTACACGGTGGTGTCGGGTCCGCGCCCGCTGCGGCCGCTGTCGATCCCGCAGCAGCGGATGGATGCACCGGAACCGCTGTCGGCGGTGCCCGCCCCGGCAGCGCAGTCGGTCGAGGCGGTCACGACGGAGGCCGAGACTCCCGCCACGACCACGACCACGGCCACCGCCACCGCCACCGCCCCGGCGTAA
- a CDS encoding 4'-phosphopantetheinyl transferase superfamily protein produces MISELLPDSVVAVEVYGNDEPENARLYPEEEAVVAQAVAKRRREFAVVRSCARRAMEKLGVPPQAILPGERGAPGWPSGLTGSMTHCDGYCGAALVRATDLASLGIDAERDGPLPDGVLLAVSLPAERDRLRRLTHEHPGIHWDRLLFSAKESVYKAWFPLTRKWLDFSEADIELSVDPDDPLTGALRAELLVPGPLVGGRRLTHFEGRWTARRGLVATAVTVPHTVTVPHA; encoded by the coding sequence GTGATCTCGGAACTCCTGCCGGACTCCGTGGTGGCCGTCGAGGTGTACGGCAACGACGAGCCCGAGAACGCGCGCCTGTACCCCGAGGAAGAAGCCGTCGTGGCCCAGGCCGTCGCCAAGCGGCGCCGCGAGTTCGCCGTCGTACGCTCCTGCGCCCGCCGGGCCATGGAGAAGCTCGGCGTGCCACCCCAGGCCATCCTGCCCGGGGAGCGTGGCGCCCCGGGCTGGCCCTCCGGACTCACCGGCAGCATGACCCACTGCGACGGCTACTGCGGGGCGGCCCTCGTCCGCGCCACCGACCTGGCCTCCTTGGGCATCGACGCCGAACGCGACGGCCCGCTCCCCGACGGCGTCCTGCTCGCCGTGTCCCTGCCCGCGGAACGGGACCGCCTGCGCCGGCTCACCCACGAACACCCCGGCATCCACTGGGACCGGCTGCTGTTCAGCGCCAAGGAGTCCGTCTACAAGGCGTGGTTCCCCCTCACCCGGAAGTGGCTGGACTTCTCCGAGGCCGACATCGAGCTCTCCGTGGATCCGGACGACCCGCTCACCGGCGCCCTGCGCGCCGAACTCCTCGTCCCGGGCCCGCTGGTGGGCGGCCGGCGGCTCACTCACTTCGAGGGCCGCTGGACCGCCCGGCGCGGGCTCGTGGCGACCGCGGTGACAGTGCCGCACACCGTCACCGTGCCGCACGCGTAA
- a CDS encoding toxin-antitoxin system, toxin component: protein MRRLCGELVAELTLAAPARPEDLYGALCDAMSRRRGRPVHFRTAAFPPGTASGLWLDMAEQDLVVIEERTTPDHQLVILGHELWHMKAGHCSHHVEGAAVAARLLNDEADLQATVLKVAARTRFDQADEKEAETFGLLLASKCRAWLAGSSSRGPVQRDHLAGRIEASLGYLGSQQG, encoded by the coding sequence ATGCGCCGCCTGTGCGGCGAGCTGGTCGCGGAGCTGACCCTCGCCGCCCCGGCACGGCCCGAGGACCTGTACGGCGCCCTGTGCGACGCGATGAGCAGACGCCGCGGCCGCCCCGTGCACTTCCGTACGGCCGCCTTCCCGCCCGGCACGGCCAGCGGGCTGTGGCTCGACATGGCCGAGCAGGACCTCGTCGTCATCGAGGAACGCACCACCCCCGACCACCAGTTGGTGATCCTCGGCCACGAGTTGTGGCACATGAAGGCCGGGCACTGCAGCCACCACGTGGAGGGCGCCGCGGTCGCCGCCCGCCTGCTGAACGACGAGGCGGACCTCCAGGCGACGGTACTGAAGGTCGCCGCCCGCACCCGCTTCGACCAGGCCGACGAGAAGGAGGCGGAGACCTTCGGCCTCCTTCTGGCCAGCAAGTGCCGTGCGTGGTTGGCCGGTTCTTCGTCGCGGGGCCCGGTGCAGCGCGATCACCTGGCGGGCAGGATCGAGGCGTCGCTGGGGTACTTGGGATCACAGCAGGGTTGA
- a CDS encoding metallophosphoesterase, which translates to MTSTVGGAGQLLAISDLHIGYEENRALVERMRPESDDDWLLVAGDVAETVSDIRWALSTLAGRFRKVVWAPGNHELWTHPKDTVTLRGVARYDHLVALCRELGVITPEDPYPVWTGAGGPVAVAPLFLLYDYSFLPAGCTTKEQGLAYAHETGVVCNDEFLLHPDPYPTREAWCRARVAETARRLAALPEDLPTVLVNHYPLDRHPTDILWYPEFAMWCGTRLTADWHRRFRVQTMVYGHLHIPRTTWHDGVRFEEVSVGYPREWRKRPDPPGRLRRIVPKEVGAR; encoded by the coding sequence GTGACGTCGACGGTCGGCGGTGCCGGACAGCTGCTGGCCATCAGCGACCTGCACATCGGCTACGAGGAGAACCGCGCCCTCGTCGAACGGATGCGGCCCGAGTCGGACGACGACTGGCTGCTCGTGGCCGGCGACGTCGCGGAGACCGTCTCCGACATCCGCTGGGCCCTCTCCACACTCGCGGGCCGCTTCCGCAAGGTCGTCTGGGCCCCGGGCAACCACGAGCTGTGGACCCACCCGAAGGACACCGTCACCCTGCGCGGAGTCGCCCGCTACGACCACCTGGTCGCCCTGTGCCGGGAACTCGGCGTCATCACACCAGAGGACCCCTACCCCGTCTGGACCGGCGCCGGCGGCCCGGTCGCCGTCGCGCCGCTGTTCCTGCTGTACGACTACTCCTTCCTGCCGGCCGGCTGCACGACCAAGGAACAGGGACTGGCGTACGCGCACGAGACCGGGGTCGTCTGCAACGACGAGTTCCTGCTGCACCCCGACCCCTACCCCACCCGCGAGGCCTGGTGCCGGGCCCGCGTCGCCGAGACCGCACGCCGGCTCGCCGCCCTGCCCGAGGACCTGCCCACCGTCCTCGTCAACCACTACCCGCTGGACCGGCACCCCACGGACATCCTGTGGTATCCCGAGTTCGCCATGTGGTGCGGCACCCGGCTGACCGCCGACTGGCACCGCAGATTCCGCGTCCAGACCATGGTCTACGGTCACCTCCACATCCCGCGGACCACCTGGCACGACGGCGTCCGCTTCGAGGAGGTGTCGGTGGGCTACCCCCGCGAGTGGCGGAAGCGTCCGGATCCACCGGGGCGGCTGCGCCGCATCGTGCCGAAGGAGGTCGGGGCGCGGTGA
- a CDS encoding cupin domain-containing protein — MTTTKQNETTQAPDFAPVLTRAAAAETTRDPSSVMTLLADSADTGGRLTSYRSTFAEGAVGAPAHLHTKASELFFVIDGALEVLVGEEITVLEAGDFLVVPPHTPHAFAAAPGATADVLFVFTPGAGRLDYLRLLGRVMRGEADPREIKDSSERFDNHYVDSPMWREALAARD, encoded by the coding sequence ATGACGACGACGAAGCAGAACGAAACCACGCAGGCCCCGGATTTCGCCCCGGTTCTCACCCGTGCCGCGGCAGCCGAGACCACGCGTGACCCCAGCAGCGTGATGACGCTCCTCGCGGACTCCGCCGACACCGGCGGGCGCCTCACCAGCTACCGCTCGACCTTCGCCGAGGGCGCGGTCGGCGCCCCCGCCCATCTGCACACCAAGGCGTCCGAGCTGTTCTTCGTGATCGACGGTGCGCTGGAGGTGCTGGTGGGCGAGGAGATCACCGTCCTGGAGGCGGGCGACTTCCTTGTCGTGCCGCCGCACACCCCGCACGCCTTCGCCGCCGCGCCGGGCGCGACGGCGGACGTGCTGTTCGTCTTCACACCGGGCGCCGGACGCCTCGACTACCTGCGGCTGCTCGGCCGGGTGATGCGCGGCGAGGCCGACCCGCGGGAGATCAAGGACTCCTCTGAGCGGTTCGACAACCACTACGTCGACAGCCCGATGTGGCGCGAGGCGCTCGCGGCGCGCGACTGA
- a CDS encoding alpha/beta hydrolase, with translation MVDAPRRRPAGPVRLRPVGDAELQLKYRVVHGYRRAYRMAGQGPALVLIHGIGDSSATWAELIPDLARTHTVIAPDLLGHGASDKPRADYSVAAYANGVRDLLTTLGIESATLVGHSLGGGVAMQFAYQFPERTERLILVSAGGVGREVNPVLRLVSLPGAHLMLSALRLPGMRLQVGLATQLMKLLDTDLGQDAPELLTLVDALPDETARNAFIRTLRAVVDWRGQVVTMLDRCYLTEGMPTMLLWGDRDSVVPVRHAYGAHEAMPGSRLEIFEGAGHFPFHSDPGRFVALVEEFTAGTAAADWSREHWRDLLREGRPGTAEGRADAAHSRAIERDFREASERSAT, from the coding sequence GTGGTCGACGCCCCACGACGGCGCCCGGCGGGCCCCGTACGGCTGCGCCCGGTGGGCGACGCGGAACTCCAGCTGAAGTACCGCGTCGTGCACGGCTACCGCCGCGCCTACCGCATGGCCGGCCAGGGCCCGGCCCTCGTCCTCATCCACGGCATCGGCGACTCCTCGGCGACCTGGGCCGAACTCATCCCCGACCTCGCCCGCACCCACACCGTGATCGCCCCCGACCTCCTCGGCCACGGCGCCTCCGACAAACCCCGCGCCGACTACTCGGTGGCCGCCTACGCCAACGGCGTGCGCGACCTGCTCACCACCCTCGGCATCGAATCGGCCACCCTGGTCGGGCACTCCCTCGGCGGAGGCGTGGCGATGCAGTTCGCGTATCAGTTCCCCGAGCGCACCGAGCGGCTCATCCTGGTCAGCGCGGGCGGCGTGGGCCGCGAGGTCAACCCCGTCCTACGACTGGTCTCGCTGCCCGGCGCCCATCTGATGCTGTCCGCGCTGCGCCTGCCCGGCATGCGCCTCCAAGTAGGCCTCGCCACACAATTGATGAAGCTCCTCGACACCGACCTCGGGCAGGACGCCCCCGAACTGCTCACCCTCGTCGACGCACTCCCCGACGAGACCGCGCGCAACGCCTTCATCCGCACCCTGCGCGCGGTCGTCGACTGGCGTGGCCAGGTCGTGACCATGCTCGACCGCTGCTACCTCACCGAGGGCATGCCGACCATGCTGTTGTGGGGCGACCGGGACAGCGTGGTGCCCGTACGTCACGCGTACGGGGCGCACGAGGCGATGCCGGGCAGCCGGCTGGAGATCTTCGAGGGCGCGGGGCACTTTCCGTTCCACAGCGACCCGGGGCGGTTCGTCGCCCTGGTGGAGGAGTTCACCGCCGGTACGGCCGCTGCCGACTGGAGCCGGGAACACTGGCGGGACTTGCTGCGGGAGGGGCGGCCGGGGACGGCGGAGGGCCGGGCCGACGCTGCTCACAGCCGTGCGATCGAGCGTGATTTTCGTGAGGCCAGCGAACGCAGCGCGACGTGA
- a CDS encoding helix-turn-helix transcriptional regulator, with product MSDGFESPGEAASTVLPSVVARVAALADRLGVPHAEVFDTGRLSVASGVPEPVVKALLSGRPAGEPDVQARFLQRLDMLRRTRLKPNGRKYTQQEIADGAGMSRQQAGALINGDRRPTMEHCDAIQRFFRVHAGFLTAEDPEALAGALQRAEQDLLQRLAEREAAAAADDPLERLLQDHGVRGIAWRAAQLPTDQHRDKVAEWLDMLLESVKRPES from the coding sequence GTGTCGGATGGCTTCGAGTCTCCGGGCGAGGCGGCGTCGACGGTACTGCCGTCCGTCGTCGCCCGCGTCGCCGCACTCGCCGACCGGCTCGGCGTGCCGCACGCCGAGGTCTTCGACACCGGCCGCCTGTCCGTGGCCTCCGGCGTGCCCGAGCCCGTCGTCAAGGCGCTGCTGAGCGGCCGCCCGGCGGGCGAACCGGACGTCCAGGCCCGGTTCCTGCAACGCCTGGACATGCTGCGCCGCACCCGCCTCAAGCCCAACGGGCGCAAGTACACCCAGCAGGAGATCGCCGACGGCGCCGGCATGTCCCGGCAGCAGGCCGGCGCGCTCATCAACGGCGACCGCCGCCCCACCATGGAGCACTGCGACGCCATCCAGCGGTTCTTCCGGGTGCACGCCGGATTCCTCACGGCGGAGGACCCCGAGGCGCTCGCGGGCGCCCTCCAGCGCGCCGAGCAGGACCTCCTGCAAAGGCTCGCCGAGCGGGAGGCGGCCGCGGCCGCCGACGATCCGCTGGAACGGCTGCTGCAGGACCACGGCGTTCGCGGGATCGCCTGGCGGGCCGCGCAGTTGCCCACCGACCAGCACCGCGACAAGGTGGCGGAGTGGCTGGACATGCTCCTGGAGAGCGTCAAGCGGCCCGAGTCCTGA